The following DNA comes from Glaciihabitans arcticus.
TCCTTCGAGCGCGGGTCCTTGCGGGCGTCGGTGATGAGCACCGGTTCGGGCGACGGCGGGCGGTTGTTCGACAGGTCGATGTCGTCGCCGATGGATTCGACGTTCTCACCGAAGTGCGAAACGAGGCGCGTGACACCGTTCTCGACCAGGCTGACCGCGGAGATCGGGGCGGAGAACAGTCGCGCCGCCATCGCCGTGACGCGGTGCAGCACCTCGTCGGGGATGGTGTCGATGAGCGTGGTGGGCTCGCCGTCCTCGGTGCCCGGCACAACGGTCGGCGCGGGAGCCTCGGACGGGTCGGCGTGACGACCGCTCTCGGCAATGACGACCTGGCGCAGCACCGAGACGAGGTCGCGTCCGTTCGGTCGCTTGGCCGGGTTGCGGCTGAGCATGGCGGCGAACAGCTGCTTCCAGTGCGCCGGCAGGTAGTCGGGCACCACCGGGTCGCGCGACAGACGGGCGATCGCCGACTCGACGATCGTGCCCGGAAACTCGATCGACCGCGTGAAGCACTGCAGCAGCACCAGCCCGAGGGAGTACACGTCGCTCGCCGAGGTGATGGTCCCGCCCGAGGCCTGCTCGGGGCTGAGGTAGGCGGCGGTACCGGTGGTCTGCCCGTCGAGGGTGAGCCGCTCGGCGGTGTCCGTGAGCGCGATGCCGAAGTCGGTGAGCCGCGCACGCGCACGTCGGGCACTCAGGCCGTAATCCACCAGCATGATGTTCGACGGTTTGATATCGCGATGGATGACGTTTCGCGAATGCACGTATTCGAGGGCTTCCGCCATGTCGTACCCGATCTCGGCGATGTTGCGCGCGGCGATGCGTGGTCCGCGCAGGCGGTCGCGCAGGTTCGTGCCATTGACGAGGGCCATCACCAGGAATCGGTTCGCCCTGCGTGACGCGTCCTCGGAGACGCCCGCGTCGAGCAGGGTCACGAGGCTGTGGTGGTCGAGGCTCGCGAGCACGGAGAGCTCGCTCTCCTGGCGGGCGACCTCAGCGGCGTCGGCGTCGTACAGCTTGACCGCGACGTCGCGGTGCAGGTGTTCGTCGCGCGCGCGGAAGACGGTGGACATGCCACCGGTTCCGATCACTTGTTCCAGACGGTATCGGCCCCCGAGAACGAGTGCCGGCATCGGGGCTGTTTCAGGCAGGCTCATCGTTCTCCGTTTCATCTGAATCCTATGGTGGGCGTCGATTTCGAGCAGACGGTTGACAGCGATTGCCTGATATGAGCAGCGACGCGAGGACTACCCCCGTCATCCAGAGTGCTGACGATTCATCGGCTCTGCACGGCTACTTTCGAGAGATGACCCGCTCGCGCCTACCGTTCGCCGCGACGATCGCCCGCGGCATGACCCTCGGCGCTTTCGTGGGTGTGTTCGCCATGTTCCTGGGTGGGGCGTTGGTGATCCTTCTGGCGGGTGTGTTGACCATCGCGGTGAGCTCCGCGGTCGGCGCGATCAGCGCTCTCGGTGTGCTGATCGCGTTGCGACTGTGGCCGTCGACCCCGCGCACGTCTGCTGCGGTGGGCGCGGTGCTCGGCAGTCTCTCTATCGTTCCGCTCTGCGCGCTCGCGCTTCCCGCGAGCTGGTTGCCGTGGCTGGCGATCGTCGCGGCACCCATCTGTGCCGGCATTGCGGTCAACCAGCTGTCGATACCGCCGCTGCGTCGCTCCGCGCGGTCGGCCGCGGGGTGGTGGCTGCTGATCGTCGGTCATGCCGCGACGCTCGGGGTGCTCGGCCTGCTGGTGCCATTTCTCTTCTATACCTCCCTGCACGACGAGAGTGTCACGCTCACACCGGACTACTTCATGTTCGCCATGGCCGGCCTCGCGCTGCTCGCGGCAGCGGTACTGACGGCCGGGCTGACACTCCTCCGCCCGTGGCGCAGCCGACCGGAGAGCGGCCGGAGCGTCGCGCCCGTCGGCCTGGGCATCGGGAATCTGGTGGTCGCCGCGCCGATCGCCGCGGTCTGGCTGGTCCAGGCGATCGGTCGACTCGTCACTTAGACGGTTGGCGTGCACGCCGTCACGATCGCGCGCACCCCATAAACTCGGAGCCATGTCAGCAGCCCCCGCCTACAGCTACCTCGGACCGGCCGGTACGTTCACCGAGGCCGCGCTCAAGCAGGTTCCCGAGGCGGCCGGCAAGGTCTGGCACCCGGTGAACAACGTGGGCGAGGCGCTCGATGACGTCGTCACCGGGCGCAGTGTCGCCGCCATGATCGCGATCGAGAACTCGGTCGAGGGCGGGGTGAGCGCCACGCAGGACGCCCTCGCCAACATTCCGGGCCTCCGCATCATCGGCGAGTTCCTCGTCACGGTGAACTTCGTGCTCGTCGCGCGGCCGGGAACGACCCTCGCCGACGTGAAGGTCGTGAACGCGCATCCCGTCGCCTACGCACAGACGCACCTGTGGCTCGACGCGCAGCTGCCGACCCACGGTCACATCCCGGCGGCGTCGAATGTTGCGGCCGCGGCATCCCTTTTACTGGATAAAACGGCCGACGCCGCGATCGCGCCCCCCGGCATCACCGATCACCACGACCTGGTGGTGCTTGCGAGTGACATCGGCGACAACCCGAACGCGCAGACCCGCTTCGTGCTGGTGAGTCGCACGGTTGCGGTTCCCGAGAAGACGGGCAGCGACAAGACGAGCATCATTGCCGAGCTTCCGGATGACCGTGCCGGCGGCCTCCTCGACATGCTCGAGCAGTTCGCGACTCGCGGCGTCAACATGAGCCTGCTCGAGTCGCGTCCGATCGGTGATGCGATGGGGCGCTACCGCTTCGTGATCGATCTGGATGGCCACATCCTCGATGAGCGTGTCGCCGATGCCCTGCTCGGCCTCAAGCGCTTCTCACCGAACGTCATCTTCCTGGGCAGCTACCCGCGGGCCGACAAGCTCGAGATCGAGGTGACGCAGCGCTACGGCGACGAGGTCTTCATCGAGGCGCGTGACTGGCTGCGCGGCCTCATCAGCGGCGAGCACTAGACCGAACTAGACGCCGACGGGGTCCTTGACGCGCAGCGAGCGCTCCTCGACCCAGGCCTTCATCGCCACGACTTCGCCGTACTCGTCGCCGTCGAGCTCGAACTCCTGTGCAGGGGTGACCTCGAGGTTGAGTTCGCGACCACGGAAGGACATAACGTCCTTGACGTCCTTCGAGAGGTCGATGATCTTGCGGCCCATGGCGCTCTTGCGCAGTACGCCGTTCTCCCACGCGACCTTGTTCCAGACGCGCAGCCAGCCGAATCGGCCCTGCGGCCGCATCGCGACGATGTCGAGGATCCCGTCGTCCGGCATCGCGTCGGGCATGACCATCAGGCCACCGGGGAGTTTTCCGCAGTTGCCGATGAGAATGGTGTGCACGCTCGCGGTCTTCACGTCCTTCTTGTCGACGCGATAGTTGAGGCGCATCGGCTTCAGTTCGGCGACCGAGCGCACCCCGGCGTCGACGTAGGCAAGCCAGCCCACTGCCTTCTTGAGCTCTGGATTGGTGTTGGCCATCATCTTCGCGTCGAGGCCGAGTCCGGCCATCACGAGGAACGCGTGCGTCTCCTTCTCACCCGACTCGCGCGTGACCTCGACGAGCCCGAGGTCCACGCGGCGCTCGCCGTCTGTGAAGGCGCTGCGGATAGCACCCTCGAGGTCGGTCACGTCGAGGTCGAGGTTGCGCGCGAGCAGGTTGCCCGTGCCCGAGGGCAGCAGGGCGATAGGAACGTCGGAGCCGCGGAGGCCCTCCGCGACGGCGCGGACCGTGCCGTCGCCGCCGGCCGCGAGCACAACGTCGGCACCTCGGCGCAGGGCGCTCGCGGTGGCGCGCTGGCCAGCTTCTTCCTCGGTTGTGGCGAACCACATCGAGTCTCCCCAGCCAGCCTCCGTCGCCGCCGCATTCACCAGCGACTTGAGGTTTTCAAGGTCTACTTTGATCGGGTTGTACACGACGGCTGCATGGAGGCTCTGGTTGTTCACGGTCTCACGGTACGGCACCCCGGCTGCATAGGCCCAAAGTACAATGGGGCTTGTGATCGACCCTCA
Coding sequences within:
- a CDS encoding diacylglycerol/lipid kinase family protein codes for the protein MNNQSLHAAVVYNPIKVDLENLKSLVNAAATEAGWGDSMWFATTEEEAGQRATASALRRGADVVLAAGGDGTVRAVAEGLRGSDVPIALLPSGTGNLLARNLDLDVTDLEGAIRSAFTDGERRVDLGLVEVTRESGEKETHAFLVMAGLGLDAKMMANTNPELKKAVGWLAYVDAGVRSVAELKPMRLNYRVDKKDVKTASVHTILIGNCGKLPGGLMVMPDAMPDDGILDIVAMRPQGRFGWLRVWNKVAWENGVLRKSAMGRKIIDLSKDVKDVMSFRGRELNLEVTPAQEFELDGDEYGEVVAMKAWVEERSLRVKDPVGV
- a CDS encoding protein kinase domain-containing protein, whose amino-acid sequence is MKRRTMSLPETAPMPALVLGGRYRLEQVIGTGGMSTVFRARDEHLHRDVAVKLYDADAAEVARQESELSVLASLDHHSLVTLLDAGVSEDASRRANRFLVMALVNGTNLRDRLRGPRIAARNIAEIGYDMAEALEYVHSRNVIHRDIKPSNIMLVDYGLSARRARARLTDFGIALTDTAERLTLDGQTTGTAAYLSPEQASGGTITSASDVYSLGLVLLQCFTRSIEFPGTIVESAIARLSRDPVVPDYLPAHWKQLFAAMLSRNPAKRPNGRDLVSVLRQVVIAESGRHADPSEAPAPTVVPGTEDGEPTTLIDTIPDEVLHRVTAMAARLFSAPISAVSLVENGVTRLVSHFGENVESIGDDIDLSNNRPPSPEPVLITDARKDPRSKDSRLVKGPLGMRFYAGAPLLLGDGTVIGTISVINTTSHKPKPEDMASLVDLAALVVAQLELPSEERTY
- the pheA gene encoding prephenate dehydratase gives rise to the protein MSAAPAYSYLGPAGTFTEAALKQVPEAAGKVWHPVNNVGEALDDVVTGRSVAAMIAIENSVEGGVSATQDALANIPGLRIIGEFLVTVNFVLVARPGTTLADVKVVNAHPVAYAQTHLWLDAQLPTHGHIPAASNVAAAASLLLDKTADAAIAPPGITDHHDLVVLASDIGDNPNAQTRFVLVSRTVAVPEKTGSDKTSIIAELPDDRAGGLLDMLEQFATRGVNMSLLESRPIGDAMGRYRFVIDLDGHILDERVADALLGLKRFSPNVIFLGSYPRADKLEIEVTQRYGDEVFIEARDWLRGLISGEH